The region CAGCACGCTGCCGCATTTGAGGGTAAGATAGAAGCCTCGCCCTGTTCGAATCCCGCCCTCCCCGACGATGCACCCTGTGTCGCTTGCCAATGGTGCTGAGAAATTCCATGAAAAGAGCTCTCGCCCTCGTCGTGCTCGCCATCATTCTGCCAAGCCTTGCTGCAGCCGAAGTTGTCGATTTCGTTCGCGATGTTCGACCCATTTTCGAAAAACATTGCTATTCCTGTCACGGCGAATCGAAGCAAAAGAGCGGGCTGCGACTGGATATCAAATCCGAAGCCTTCAAAGGGGGCGATGGCTACGGCGAGCTGGTCGTTCCAGGCGATGTGGACGACAGCCCGCTGATTGAACTGGTCAGCAGCGATGACGAAGATTCACGGATGCCGCCCGGTGACCATCCGCTCTCGCCCGCCGAGATCGCGACGTTGACCCGCTGGGTCGAACAAAACGCGGTCTGGCCCGACGGCGTTGACCTTGCTGTGCTCGAGGATCGACTCGACCACTGGTCGTTCAAGCCGCTGGCGAAAGCGATTGTTCCTGACGTTAAAAACAAAGCGTGGCCTCGCAGCGATGTCGACCGCTTCGTGCTCGCTCGCCTAGAAAGCGAAGGCCTCATCCCGGCGCCGCCCGCCGATCCGCGAATCTGGCTGCGACGAGTGACCTTGGATTTGACCGGGCTGCCACCGACGCCCGAGGATGTGGATGCGTTTCTGCAAGCGGTGGGCGACGATGACACTGCCTACGAAGCCGTGGTGGACCGCTTGCTGCAATCGCCTCGTTACGGCGAACGCTGGGCTCAGCATTGGTTGGACGTGGTGCGATATGCCGATACGCACGGTTTCGAAGTCAACACGGAACGGCCAAACGCATGGCCCTATCGTGACTACGTCATTGATGCTTTTAACAATGACACTCCCTATGACCAATTTATTCGTGAACAAATCGTTGGCGATGCATTGGATCAGAATGCGGCGACCGGATTTCTGATTACCGCATCGGTGTTGTTGCCGGGCCAGATTGGAAAGGACGAACCGTCAAAGCGTTTGGCACGACAGGATTCGATTGATGAGATCGTCGTCAACATCACCCAGACGTTTCTTGGTTTGAGCGTCGGCTGTGCACGCTGTCACGACCACAAATTTGATCCGATCTCGCTACACGACTATTACGCGATGCAGGCGTTTGTTGCCGGAGTCGAGTATGCCGATCGTGAACTTGATCCCGCCGAAGCCAAGTCGCGACGCAGCGAGTCGGCAAAGCTGAAACAGCAACTGACCGATCTGGATCACCAACTTGCTCGCTTCACACCACTGGCTGGTTCCGCAGCCGAGCGTCCTGCGATCAACGCACGACTGAATACCGACCGTTTCGCCCCGGTGCGAACCAAGCGTGTGCGTTTCACGATCCACGCGACCAACAAGTTAGAGCCGTGTATCGACGAGCTGGAGATCTTTGACACCGCGGGCAACAATCTCGCATTGGACAATCGCGGTGCGACCGTCACATCTTCGGGCAATAAAACTCAAAAGAACCGTCACGAGCTGCGGTTTCTCAACGACGGACGCTACGGCAATTCGCGAAGCTGGATGTCCAACCAGACGGGAAAAGGCTGGGTCGAAATCGAGTTGGCTGAAGCGGCGGAAATCGAACGCGTCGCCTGGGGCCGCGATCGCGAAGGCAAATTCGCTGACCGGTTAGCGACCGAGTACACGATCGAAGTGGCGGACGAAAATGGAGCGTGGACAACGGTCGCCGACGCGTCGGATCGAGCTCCGTTTGATGCGGGCAAATCCAAACCGGCTGCGTTTTCGACCGAAGGACTCGCCGCCGACGAAGCTGCTCAGGCGACCAAGCTGCATCACCGCAGGACGGAGCTCGAGAAGCGGATTGCCAGCTTAGCCGAGATTCCATTGGCGTTTGCCGGGAAATTCCGCACCCCCGATGCCATTCATCTGCTTCGCCGTGGTGACCCCGAGCAGCCCGAGGACTTGGTACCACCCGCGGTGCTGGCGTCATTCGGATCGGTCTCGCTGCCCGTCGACTCGCCCGAGCAGCAGCGGCGAGCCGTGCTGGCGGACTGGATCACCGATCCGGCCAACCCGCTGACCGCTCGCGTGATGGTGAACCGGATTTGGCAGGGCCATTTTGGGATGGGGATCGTCGAAACCGCCAGCGACTTTGGCCGGATGGGAACGAAACCGACCCACCCCGAACTGTTGGACTGGATGGCACGCCAATTCATCGACTCTGGCTGGTCGGTCAAGCAAATGCACCGCACAATCGTCTTGTCGGCTACCTATCGGCAATCGACCCAGTTCGATGAGGATGCGTTTGCAACCGATGCCGACGGACGGTTGCTGTGGCGTTTCCCTACGCGTCGCTTGGATGCCGAAACGATCCGCGATTCGATGCTGATGACCGGCGGCCGGCTGGATTTCAAGATGGGCGGACGCGGATTCAATCTGTTTAACCAGCGTGGTGGTTTGTCCGGGTTCACTCCGGTCGAATCGTTCAGCGGCGACGGGCTCAGACGAATGATTTACGCTCACAAAGTCCGCCGCGAACGCGATGCGGTGTTCGGGGCGTTTGATTGTCCCGATGGAGGACAAAGTACGGCTCGGCGAATCGAATCGACCACGCCGATCCAAGCCCTAAATCTATTCAACAGTCGGTTTACACTCGAACAATCCGAAGCTTTTGCGATGCGAGTAAAATCGGAATCGAACGCAGACGATCTCGAGCCGCAGATTCGCCGCGTGTACCAGATTGCACTAAACCGAGAACCCGCGGCGGAAGAGGTTTCTGATGCGATCCCCGTCGTCCGCGATTACGGATTGCAATCACTTTGCCGCGCGCTGTTTAACAGTAACGAATTTTTGTTCTTGCCTTGATTCGAAGAAACTTCGCTGATGAACGATCACGATCCAATGCTATCCCGCAGCGAATTCTCGTCACTGAATCGACGTGGGTTTCTGAGCAGCACTGCCTCGGCACTCGGCTCGGTCGCGCTGCTCGATTTACTCGGTGGCGGCACCGCCCAAGCTGCGTCGCCCGCGATCGATCCCGCTCGACCGTTTGTTCCCCGTGCTTCGCATTACCCGGCCAAGGCCAAGAATGTGTTGGTAATTTTTTGTGCTGGAGCGGTTAGCCAGCTCGAGACGTGGGACTACAAACCCGAGCTGATTAAACAGGACGGCAAGCCGTTAGCCGGTGGTCCGGCGGTGACGTTTCAAGGACCGGCCGGAGACCTGGCTCGACCTCAATACAAGTTCCGGCAACGCGGTCAAACCGGAAAATGGGTCAGCGACATGATTCCGCATTTGGCCGAATTGACTGACGACATCGCGTTTATTCATTCGTTAACGAGCAAGAGTAACACGCACGGACCGGCCGAGAATTTCCTGTCGACCGGCAACATTTTGGACGGTTTCCCAAGTCTCGGGTCGTGGGCGACATACGCGTTGGGCAGCGAAAATGCGAACCTGCCCGCTTACGTGGCAATCCCCGACCCTCGCGGCGTTCCTCAAAATGGATCAAACAATTGGGGGCCTGGTTTCCTGCCGGCTGCATTCCAAGGCACACCGCTGAGTTCAAAGAATCCAATTCGGCATCTGACCTCCGACGGCGTCGGCGCGGATGCCGATCAAGCGACCCGTTCGCTGTTGCAGCGGATGAACGAACGACATCAGGATCAGCATCCTGGCAACGGAAAATTGGCGGCACGAATCGCCAGCTACGAATTGGCGGCGCGGATGCAATTGAGTGTTCCTGAGATCAGCGACCTGAGTACCGAGCCGGCGCATGTGCTTCGCAGCTATGGCGCCGACGATGAATCAAATCTAACGCGAGCCGCATTCGCACGCAACTGTATCCTCGCGCGGCGGATGATCGAACGTGGCGTTCGCTTTGTCCAAGTGTTCAACGGCGCCTACGCCAGCGGTGGCGAGTTGAACTGGGACGGACACAGCAAGTTGAAAGAACAATACGACAAACATGCCGCCATCTTGGATCAACCGACTGCGGCGTTGATCAAGGACATGAAGTCACGGGGGTTACTTGAAGACACGTTGGTGGTGTGGTGCACCGAGTTTGGTCGCATGCCGTTCTTCCAAAAAGGAGCGAAGGGCCGCGACCACAACCCCGACGGCTTTACGTGTTGGTTAACCGGAGCGGGAGTGAAGCCCGGCGTCAGCCACGGCGTGACCGATGAACTGGGCCAGAAAGCGGTACAAGACATTCGCCCGCTATACGATTTCAACGCCACAATCCTGCACCTATTGGGCCTCGATCACGAGCGATTGACGTTCGAGCACAACGGAGTCCAGCGCCGGCTAACGAACGTCGAAGGCGATGTGATCCACGAAGTCCTAGCGTGAGCAGCGATTCTGCCACCTCTCCGCGAACTTCGAAGACTGCTATTTAGAATCCGGCGTTGCGCACGCGTACTGTCACCTCTCCCGAACGCCGTTTGGGAGAGGTCGAGCAGAGCCTTCAGCGATGCTCGGGTGAGGGCCGACCGAGCAAGTAAGGCCGGAGTCTCATTGCAAACTCTTTATCAACTTCGAAGACTGCTGATGCAGTAGCAAGCGAGTAGGCCGGAGGCCGATACATGACCTGCCGTTGGCGTGAGCCAACGGTATAGGGGCGACCTGGCGCCGTCAGGCGGAGGCCGACACATGACCGAGAGTGTGTCGCCCGCTGGGCTATATTTTCTCACCTCCGCTAGCCGGTGACTCACGCCACAGGCAGAGGGTGTATCGGCCTCCGGCTTGTAATCAATGCGGCTAAATCAGCAGTCTCCTTTGCTGGGGTGAGGGGGCTGACCGAGCAAGTCGATGGCGACGAAAACGATTCTTGCACCGGAGTTGCTCGGTCGATAGCGCGGACGCCCCCTCACCCGAGCAACACCTTAAGAGCGTGCTCGACCTCTCCCCCTGACTTCGTCGGTGGAGAGGTAACCGTAGTACTGGCCCGAAGAAAACTCTCACCCTGTCCCGTCCTCCATCCCAATCGCAGCCCAGCCATAGTGCATTTTCTACCGTAGCGGAAGTCGTCAACGGCTTGTTGTTTTATTCGTACGATGGACTTCCTAGTCCGTCGAATGCGCCATTGACGGACTAGAAAGTCCATCATGCACCCTTGCCGCAGGAAACATCACTAAATCAACAAGCCGTCAAGGCTTTCGATCCACATCAAGCTTCCCCAGAAACTCATCATGAAACGGTCGGATCACCAGCGAATGCCCCCAAGGCCGGAGGTTGAGACAGCGGCAGCGGTTGTGTCGCCCTCCAGGCTGCAGCAGTAACTAGCGGAACCGCTGATTCCTGGATTCTCTGTCTTATCGAGCAAAATTTGCTAGCGACAGTGTTATGGATTTCCCGATAACGCTATTTATTCGTTGAAAACTATGCCGGCATACCGTATAGTTAAGAAGGCGCAGGAAGTGGCCTAAGGAGTTGTATCGCCCGATTTATGGAGCGGTGGCTATGCGCTCACTGGCATTATCGATGGTACAAGAACGGGATTTGCGGCATCCACCATCATTGAACCCTGAGGACTTGCTTAACTTTGTCTATTTGGACGAGTTTGCAGCTGACTGGAAAGCTCTGCATGATCGTTCATCATAGGAGGGGAATATCGATGACCAAAAAAAAACAAGAGTCCGTTGGCGGTGAAATGGTTGATCGACTACGCCGTTTTACCGAGAAGCTTGACGCTATCGACAACGTTTCGGATCTACCAGAAGTATTGACCGTGCGTAGGGTAAAGTTGAACCTTCGTCCGCAAGACTTTTCGGGCGAAGAGGTGAAGCAAATTCGCAATCAACTACGAGTGAGCC is a window of Novipirellula caenicola DNA encoding:
- a CDS encoding DUF1501 domain-containing protein; this translates as MNDHDPMLSRSEFSSLNRRGFLSSTASALGSVALLDLLGGGTAQAASPAIDPARPFVPRASHYPAKAKNVLVIFCAGAVSQLETWDYKPELIKQDGKPLAGGPAVTFQGPAGDLARPQYKFRQRGQTGKWVSDMIPHLAELTDDIAFIHSLTSKSNTHGPAENFLSTGNILDGFPSLGSWATYALGSENANLPAYVAIPDPRGVPQNGSNNWGPGFLPAAFQGTPLSSKNPIRHLTSDGVGADADQATRSLLQRMNERHQDQHPGNGKLAARIASYELAARMQLSVPEISDLSTEPAHVLRSYGADDESNLTRAAFARNCILARRMIERGVRFVQVFNGAYASGGELNWDGHSKLKEQYDKHAAILDQPTAALIKDMKSRGLLEDTLVVWCTEFGRMPFFQKGAKGRDHNPDGFTCWLTGAGVKPGVSHGVTDELGQKAVQDIRPLYDFNATILHLLGLDHERLTFEHNGVQRRLTNVEGDVIHEVLA
- a CDS encoding DUF1553 domain-containing protein; translated protein: MKRALALVVLAIILPSLAAAEVVDFVRDVRPIFEKHCYSCHGESKQKSGLRLDIKSEAFKGGDGYGELVVPGDVDDSPLIELVSSDDEDSRMPPGDHPLSPAEIATLTRWVEQNAVWPDGVDLAVLEDRLDHWSFKPLAKAIVPDVKNKAWPRSDVDRFVLARLESEGLIPAPPADPRIWLRRVTLDLTGLPPTPEDVDAFLQAVGDDDTAYEAVVDRLLQSPRYGERWAQHWLDVVRYADTHGFEVNTERPNAWPYRDYVIDAFNNDTPYDQFIREQIVGDALDQNAATGFLITASVLLPGQIGKDEPSKRLARQDSIDEIVVNITQTFLGLSVGCARCHDHKFDPISLHDYYAMQAFVAGVEYADRELDPAEAKSRRSESAKLKQQLTDLDHQLARFTPLAGSAAERPAINARLNTDRFAPVRTKRVRFTIHATNKLEPCIDELEIFDTAGNNLALDNRGATVTSSGNKTQKNRHELRFLNDGRYGNSRSWMSNQTGKGWVEIELAEAAEIERVAWGRDREGKFADRLATEYTIEVADENGAWTTVADASDRAPFDAGKSKPAAFSTEGLAADEAAQATKLHHRRTELEKRIASLAEIPLAFAGKFRTPDAIHLLRRGDPEQPEDLVPPAVLASFGSVSLPVDSPEQQRRAVLADWITDPANPLTARVMVNRIWQGHFGMGIVETASDFGRMGTKPTHPELLDWMARQFIDSGWSVKQMHRTIVLSATYRQSTQFDEDAFATDADGRLLWRFPTRRLDAETIRDSMLMTGGRLDFKMGGRGFNLFNQRGGLSGFTPVESFSGDGLRRMIYAHKVRRERDAVFGAFDCPDGGQSTARRIESTTPIQALNLFNSRFTLEQSEAFAMRVKSESNADDLEPQIRRVYQIALNREPAAEEVSDAIPVVRDYGLQSLCRALFNSNEFLFLP
- a CDS encoding helix-turn-helix domain-containing protein — its product is MTKKKQESVGGEMVDRLRRFTEKLDAIDNVSDLPEVLTVRRVKLNLRPQDFSGEEVKQIRNQLRVSQAVFAEFLGVSVRSLQDWEQGQSVVSGPTCRLLEEISRDFPSWSKRLRELAEVTA